The Argopecten irradians isolate NY chromosome 4, Ai_NY, whole genome shotgun sequence genome has a window encoding:
- the LOC138321766 gene encoding protein PRRC2C-like isoform X3, giving the protein MSSLSGLGKGDRGRGKYKSIDINTLYQGKSVPTQKTTVTRQHGLQSLGKVANVRRMPPPANLPSLKSENLGNDPNITLVPTGGSGWGTKEKEQEKQTTSTNQQPSSQPQQATTQSSGQNVSSAGVAGGTTIAATSVSTPTTTAGATGKPSWSSVTVGDTAKGNVVSHQSPMFQEEFPTLKSAEDKKDGKKEDEPPSQVVTKDLPYGPGPSLRPQNVGSWREGGGRGAMQQQQPKPDTPSSQSSPQPSQTETQQNGPPTSGGPPPSSGADSPGTQQPPPRPGSNQGPGTQGPMPMGPHMAIPPQYRMMPPYMYGRFPPGYPPNYSGMPRPPYPYESRFRHPGAMQMQRPPLDSSEEGYKRPPVITDKDLKSFDNMRLDKSDEGWAGAQGDIDYSEKLVFSDDEEGNEGRRREKKKHAEQSEAGKAKASGDNDEEKDRDDMSKGEHGPPMPREGWSQGQIPPQYRGQPRPPHPGMDGRWQMPPYDFRGPPPRGPPYPPPYRVPPGAPPQRPPFPQQQQPSMPPMSSASTPTQQQQSPAPPQTPSPGQSPSPGQAQSREREKKHSGGGDEDDEHWRQKRQQRNEEVSNAIERARQRREEEEKKMEGERKAAAAEKLRQLDERTKKKESKVSESDTDSHTESTHAESHKSEGRSSRTPSESSEKEGRERSYSREHKFSPGDQQPSKSGSRAVPPRFQNKQQQQQQQPPPENTMRQPQPQQQPGSPQPHPGQMRPGQGPPPPWGPYPWPPGMPMPFMDPNFPRPPMPMQGMPMYPMRRRNDSHGSGTDSQDNEGRQEPFDRDPRADPRAWGSYSMPHGHPGQYDGRPSPFYDRMYQEYERNFLDYNDRREHDRREREKQEKVSYDDDKDYDAEESEESSKEPDRERPPRVQRDPFDDTPDQGDSRDHDWSPQPREEKPKKEERSRKEEQREMKDHEARVSEHEIEHKEKPEKSTRDRDHRDSRDNRDKDHRRGEEKEMFRNKDAPWGHPRQPAPSRNEYDRFPGVLRNMDDGGRHYSKREHPSCPPPITPQQSQQNVPPRSHYTSLKRTASNMSTSSANAERKTESPKESSHSERDSSRQKSTSRVYADSVKDKPVKEKQAEGKPPKEEESRQKPREEEKSSREESREHKEKNSRKEEKSFRDREERVSREENNFKDNKQYKDDEPPSDERRERMQPPAKKKRDEVFINDRGDRYRNSSSRGGREFVRGRGRNVGSRGTRGSYPARGGRGGPRDNRSYDRGASRSAGGRNDRRPYSQGRDRLGEDNYYAEGEELEAPRRRRTKDEDSDHSEQSDFGTSDSSGEADKRDSNKSSHRDKDRSKRPGSRDNRGGDSRGGGMGQQLDDQRADDSSHRQSHDDGVERIPPRRDDRRDDRRDDRRDDRRDDRRGDDRRHDNRMNQRNGGGSFEPRGEPSRRGRGGSSMRGRGGGRGPGGGPGGGGGPGSGRMSSAPPGRGGFGKQGDKDDWGGGGPYRKENKRPGREPPPPRFAMKKGQNLNEKGRGTDRGRGRGRGRGGSAPPSTNNKRPQLTKQNSSDQANEANEEWETASESSGIFDKNSKNEFKDRERKDSNPGKKSFSSQRPFNDRQNRKGNQQDGGGRRQNGSVDYNKNSGKERSPNHLSKNGNGPRAPNGGPRKPYSSSKKENIATVYRVDEVVPNNQNAINNAINNLKSRPGKKSDLTDVTKPLKSEEKRTSALANIDINNYASVVVIDDAPEVTIDDPNFLFDSNEGFQEVTSKKAFKSKQKAQQEAELRQKLVESKKSAAKVVAKPKGVGQVNEKPRHGSKSKLPPRLARQREQREREKTKPFDMKIENWDNELANNIPAPAGDAVEQTSTEAKSNIEQVNTVGSPANMQPMHVSMNGAMTHVSAPIPPVSAWVSKPISYAAVTGAQASAATTENKFDKGDQHDSGIDVSDQPNSAGSSTRSSPSAENKLKIDKTENKIPVIAVDMKTTDAPKPQRQPKVTRSEKVSVKETMDKPDSKVVKKPEMQKEKSRSTTSIEKPDPIQLPIFPFGKGDDASEIKLDFVYDDALAKFSGKVEQEKDIDLVEPNISVVAMSIASTTVNTQSMDTACPTSPAAQDLNEKIASVKTFWDHVDHVSPGMVMFEQGINTSGLVSAVSTSSETVSVSDSFSSFPPDMDTGVMVSNDAPLDLDPVSRGDDNNSSLATSLSPREDGLSFSSNSVEVKPQQLQPSIGGDCSSGSSSVLSNPSSVPSPPTLQPILPTASQPAYHSFQLGTSQLINPEPRVQNQPNFGGYGLSQQQPQIGQTFSQQSLFMPTTPTQLDSYQLPQLSAYTHRNQPAQHQPQHQPQAAFGQNPTPQNTIMVSSATSSLMSTSIKPPQNAYGTTMQKNMGPNSLQFGQQGMNNNLLQPSQQISFFQYDPNQPFGTNQFLGNTQTAQNVNTSQILGSQLVQPRAAVQNVPQVQGSSSFYQQPQQNMQQTSFFSTQPGSNNMQHMGNGNRKAGGELMFQACILQGALQQAAAAGGQTAAQFFGNQSAAAAAAGPGLNLSLQPSGGGQPPMGVATAQPSSGSKMSQFNAPQQQQPQQGSPQNTPLKSPPQTLGQNSFGVAPSSASQPQNQGSKLFNLGQLQTPNTNQRFNNVSFNNNMHNNMSNISNNMANMSNMKQFGGQKFNQPFIGQPLQSAGPMVRSPMMVNNFRPNAPPAPATFPNPIQRPGGVQIPGSPRQQRPPQAAPPASSGAVPGSGGNNTIKALQAKQRQELLAHAQNFLNPQNKPSIKLKAEASVNDSKSPPQPAASIGTVPVPSPNPTTAKKSDDKGSEKK; this is encoded by the exons GATGGGGCACGAAGGAGAAAGAGCAGGAGAAGCAGACCACCAGTACAAATCAGCAGCCATCGTCGCAGCCGCAGCAGGCTACCACACAGTCATCGGGGCAGAACGTCAGCAGT GCGGGTGTTGCTGGGGGCACAACTATTGCAGCAACATCAGTATCGACACCTACCACAACAGCAGGGGCAACGGGCAAGCCATCGTGGAGCAGTGTAACCGTTGGGGACACAGCAAAGGGCAATGTTGTCAGTCACCAATCACCAATGTTTCAGGAAGAGTTTCCCACTCTAAAATCTGCAGAAGACAAAAAGGATGGCAAGAAGGAAGACGAACCTCCTTCACAGGTTGTAACAAAAGATTTACCATATGGACCAGGGCCAAGTTTACGACCTCAAA ATGTAGGGAGTTGGCGAGAAGGAGGAGGTCGTGGCGCTATGCAACAACAGCAGCCCAAACCCGACACACCATCATCTCAGTCTTCTCCACAGCCAAGCCAGACAGAAACACAACAGAATGGCCCCCCGACGTCCGGTGGCCCTCCACCTTCCAGTGGGGCTGACAGCCCTGGGACCCAGCAACCGCCACCGAGGCCTGGGTCCAACCAAGGTCCTGGTACCCAGGGGCCAATGCCTATGGGGCCGCACATGGCCATTCCCCCACAGTATAGGATGATGCCACCCTAT ATGTATGGAAGATTTCCCCCGGGATACCCACCAAACTATTCAGGAATGCCACGACCTCCATACCCTTACGAGTCAAG GTTTAGACATCCTGGCGCTATGCAGATGCAGAGGCCTCCGTTGGATAGCAGTGAAGAGGGATACAAGAGGCCCCCTGTCATCACGGACAAGGATCTGAAGAGTTTTGACAATATGAGACTGGACAAGAGTGACGAAGGATGGGCTGGAGCCCAGGGAGACATTGATTACTC GGAAAAACTTGTGTTCAGTGATGATGAAGAAGGCAATGAAGGAAGACG ccGGGAGAAAAAGAAGCATGCGGAGCAGTCTGAAGCTGGCAAAGCTAAGGCAAGTGGTGATAACGACGAGGAAAAGGACAGAGATGATATGTCTAAG GGTGAACATGGTCCCCCTATGCCTCGTGAAGGCTGGAGCCAGGGACAGATACCACCCCAGTACAGAGGACAGCCACGACCTCCGCACCCTGGCATGGATGGG CGTTGGCAGATGCCTCCATATGATTTTAGGGGTCCACCACCAAGAGGACCTCCATATCCACCCCCATATAGAGTACCACCAGGAGCACCTCCACAG AGACCACCTTTTCCACAACAGCAACAGCCCTCCATGCCACCAATGAGTTCAGCAAGTACACCAACTCAGCAACAGCAGTCTCCAGCACCTCCACAGACTCCAAGTCCTGGCCAGAGTCCAAGTCCAGGTCAGGCACAGAGTAGGGAGCGAGAGAAGAAGCACTCCGGTGGAGGAGACGAGGACGACGAGCACTGGCGACAGAAACGGCAACAGAGAAATGAGGAAGTGTCTAATGCAATAGAGCGGGCAAGGCagaggagagaggaggaggaaaAGAAAATGGAAGGAGAACGCAAAGCCGCTGCCGCCGAAAAATTACGACAATTAGATGAGAGAACTAAGAAAAAGGAGAGCAAGGTTTCT GAGTCTGACACAGATTCCCATACCGAGTCTACACATGCTGAGTCCCATAAATCTGAAGGAAGGTCGAGTAGGACCCCAAGTGAGAGTAGTGAGAAGGAAGGGCGGGAAAGATCCTACAGCAGGGAACACAAGTTTTCTCCTGGTGATCAG CAACCAAGCAAGAGTGGATCACGTGCAGTACCACCTCGCTTCCAGAACAAacagcagcagcaacaacaacaaccaccacCTGAAAATACAATGAGACAACCACAACCACAGCAACAGCCAGGATCTCCCCAGCCACACCCTGGACAGATGAGACCAGGCCAAGGACCCCCTCCACCCTGGGGACCGTACCCCTGGCCTCCAGGAATGCCTATGCCATTCATGGATCCAAACTTTCCACGGCCGCCTATGCCAATGCAGG GTATGCCTATGTATCCTATGAGACGGAGAAATGACTCGCATGGATCTGGAACTGATAGCCAAGACAATGAGGGACGTCAAGAGCCATTTGATCGTGACCCTAGAGCTGACCCTCGAGCATGGGGAAGCTATTCGATGCCACATGGACACCCAGGTCAATATGATGGCCGCCCTAGTCCATTCTATGACCGCATGTATCAGGAATATGAACGCAACTTTTTGGATTATAATGACAGAAG AGAACATGACAGGAGAGAGCGggaaaaacaggaaaaagtgAGCTATGATGATGACAAAGACTACGATGCAGAAGAGTCCGAGGAATCGTCTAAGGAACCTGACCGAGAACGTCCACCCAGAGTACAACGGGATCCTTTTGACGATACACCTGACCAAGGAGACAGTCGGGACCATGACTGGTCACCACAACCGAG AGAGGAGAAACCAAAAAAGGAAGAGAGATCTAGAAAAGAAGAACAACGCGAGATGAAAGATCATGAAGCTCGAGTTTCAGAGCATGAAATAGAACATAAAGAAAAGCCGGAAAAGTCCACAAGGGACCGTGATCACCGTGACAGCCGTGACAACCGTGACAAAGATCATCGTCGTGGTGAGGAAAAGGAAATGTTCAGAAACAAGGATGCCCCTTGGGGCCACCCAAGACAGCCTGCACCCAGTAGAAATGAATATGATCGCTTTCCTGGAGTTTTACGTAACATGGATGATGGAGGACGACATTACAGCA AACGGGAACATCCCAGCTGTCCACCACCCATTACCCCACAGCAGTCACAGCAGAATGTACCCCCAAGGAGCCATTATACTTCATTGAAAAGAACTGCTTCTAATATGTCCACCAGCTCGGCAAATGCAGAGAGAAAAACTGAATCTCCTAAGGAATCTTCTCACTCGGAGAGGGATAGTTCTAGACAGAAATCTACAAGCAGGGTGTATGCT GATTCTGTAAAAGATAAACCAGTGAAAGAAAAACAGGCCGAGGGCAAACCTCCCAAGGAGGAGGAAAGCAG GCAAAAGCCAAGGGAAGAGGAAAAATCCTCTCGGGAGGAAAGTCGTGAACACAAAGAAAAAAACTCAAGGAAAGAAGAGAAAAGTTTCCGTGATCGGGAGGAACGAGTTTCCAGAGAGGAGAACAACTTTAAAGACAACAAACAATACAAGGATGATGAGCCACCCAGTGACGAACGACGTGAAAGAATGCAGCCACCTGCAAAGAAGAAAAGGGATGAAGTTTTTATTAATGATCGTGGAGACAGATACAGAAATAGTTCAAGTAGAGGAGGACGCGAGTTCGTGCGTGGAAGAGGAAGAAATGTTGGAAGTCGTGGAACTAGAGGCAGTTACCCTGCCAGAGGGGGCAGAGGTGGCCCTAGGGACAACAGAAGCTATGATAGAGGTGCATCCAGATCTGCAGGTGGTCGTAACGACCGTCGTCCATACAGCCAGGGTCGTGATCGCTTAGGCGAAGACAACTACTATGCTGAAGGAGAAGAGTTGGAAGCTCCTAGGCGGCGTAGAACAAAGGATGAGGACAGCGATCATTCGGAACAAAGTGATTTTGGCACAAGTGATTCGTCAGGTGAAGCTGACAAGAGGGACAGTAACAAATCCAGTCATAGGGATAAAGACCGTAGTAAACGACCTGGATCCCGGGACAATCGAGGTGGAGACAGTCGAGGAGGAGGAATGGGTCAACAATTGGATGATCAGAGGGCTGATGATAGTAGTCATAGACAGTCTCATGATGATGGTGTGGAGAGAATCCCACCTAGACGAGATGATCGACGGGATGATCGTCGTGATGATCGACGAGATGACCGGCGAGATGATCGACGTGGTGACGATCGTAGACATGACAACAGGATGAACCAAAGAAATGGAGGAGGCTCCTTTGAACCCAGAGGGGAACCGTCCAGAAGAGGACGTG GTGGTTCATCCATGCGGGGTCGTGGAGGAGGTCGCGGCCCTGGTGGGGGTCCAGGTGGAGGAGGAGGTCCAGGTTCTGGACGCATGTCTTCAGCTCCCCCTGGTAGAGGAGGATTTGGCAAGCAAGGAGACAAAGATGATTGGGGTGGAGGTGGGCCGTATCG GAAAGAAAATAAACGGCCTGGCCGAGAACCACCACCGCCCAGATTTGCAATGAAAAAAGGGCAAAATTTAAACGAGAAGGGGAGGGGCACTGATCGTGGTAGAGGACGCGGGAGAGGAAGAGGAGGAAGTGCCCCTCCTAGCACCAACAATAAGCGGCCACAGCTTACCAAACAAAACTCCTCAGACCAAGCTAATGAAGCAAATGAAGAGTGGGAAACGGCATCTGAAAGTAGTGGAATCTTTGATAAGAATTCAAAAAACGAGTTTAAGGACAGGGAAAGAAAAGACTCCAACCCTGGTAAAAAGAGTTTCTCAAGTCAGCGTCCATTTAATGACCGACAAAATAGAAAAGGAAACCAGCAAGACGGTGGTGGTAGACGACAGAATGGTAGTGTGGATTATAATAAAAATTCTGGGAAGGAAAGATCACCAAATCATCTTTCAAAAAATGGGAATGGTCCTAGGGCCCCAAACGGGGGTCCTAGGAAACCCTACAGCTCCAGTAAGAAGGAAAACATTGCTACAGTATACAGGGTGGATGAGGTGGTACCGAACAACCAGAATGCTATCAACAATGCCATCAACAATCTTAA AAGTCGCCCAGGAAAAAAGTCTGACCTTACCGATGTGACGAAGCCATTGAAATCGGAAGAAAAGAGAACAAGTGCATTGGCTAATATTGACATCAATAATTATGCAA GCGTGGTGGTGATAGATGATGCCCCAGAGGTGACCATCGATGATCCAAACTTCCTGTTTGACAGTAACGAGGGTTTTCAAGAGGTTACCTCCAAGAAAGCATTCAAGAGCAAACAGAAAGCTCAGCAGGAGGCAGAACTAAGACAGAAACTCGTTGAAAGCAAGAAGTCTGCTGCAAAG GTTGTTGCTAAGCCAAAGGGTGTAGGACAGGTTAATGAGAAGCCAAGACATGGTAGTAAAAGCAAGCTGCCCCCACGCCTGGCGAGACAACGGGAACAACGCGAGAGGGAAAAGACAAAGCCGTTCGATATGAAGATAGAGAACTGGGACAATGAGCTGGCCAACAACATCCCGGCTCCTGCTGGTGATGCAGTGGAACAGACATCTACGGAGGCGAAAA GTAACATTGAGCAGGTGAACACTGTAGGGTCCCCTGCCAATATGCAGCCCATGCATGTGTCCATGAATGGTGCCATGACCCACGTATCGGCCCCTATTCCCCCAGTCAGTGCCTGGGTGTCCAAACCCATCAGTTACGCTGCTGTTACTGGGGCCCAGGCGTCTGCTGCCACTACAGAGAATAAGTTTGACAAGGGAGATCAACACGATAGTGGAATTGATGTTAGTGACCAACCTAATTCTGCAGGCTCTTCAACTAGAAGCTCCCCAAGTGCAGAAAATAAATTGAAGATAGATAAG ACTGAAAATAAGATTCCCGTTATAGCCGTTGACATGAAAACAACTGATGCCCCGAAACCACAAAGACAACCAAAG GTGACGCGCAGTGAGAAAGTCAGCGTGAAGGAAACCATGGACAAACCTGATTCAAAAGTGGTGAAAAAGCCTGAAATGCAGAAAGAAAAATCACGAAGCACAACATCCATTGAGAAACCAGATCCAATACAACTACCAATTTTTCCATTTGGAAAG GGTGATGATGCTAGTGAGATAAAGCTAGACTTTGTTTACGATGATGCGCTGGCAAAGTTCTCCGGGAAGGTGGAGCAAGAAAAGGATATAGACTTAGTGGAACCTAACATTTCTGTAGTGGCCATGTCTATTGCCAGTACCACAGTCAACACACAGTCAATGGACACAGCGTGTCCAACGTCTCCTGCAGCACAGGATCTCAATGAGAAAATTGCATCGGTGAAAACTTTCTGGGACCATGTAGATCATGTGTCTCCAGGAATGGTCATGTTTGAGCAAGG AATCAATACGTCTGGCCTGGTGAGTGCTGTGTCCACATCATCAGAGACTGTGTCAGTGTCCGACTCCTTCAGCTCCTTTCCGCCTGATATGGACACCGGAGTGATGGTGAGCAATGATGCACCGCTTGACCTTGACCCAGTTTCCAGAGGAGATGACAACAACAGCAGCCTAGCAACCAGTCTGTCGCCACGCGAGGATGGACTCTCCTTCAGCTCTAACTCTGTTGAG GTGAAGCCGCAGCAATTGCAGCCGTCTATTGGTGGAGACTGCAGTAGTGGTAGTAGCAGTGTACTTAGTAACCCTTCAAGTGTTCCTAGTCCACCAACACTACAGCCAATTCTACCTACTGCTTCACAACCGGCTTACCACTCTTTCCAGTTAGGAACCTCCCAGCTCATTAACCCAGAACCAAGG GTACAGAACCAGCCAAATTTCGGAGGGTATGGCTTGAGCCAACAGCAGCCACAAATTGGTCAGACGTTCTCTCAGCAGAGCTTGTTCATGCCAACGACCCCTACCCAGTTAGACTCGTACCAACTGCCCCAGCTGTCTGCGTACACCCACAGGAACCAGCCAGCACAGCATCAGCCTCAGCATCAACCACAGGCTGCTTTTGGCCAGAATCCCACCCCTCAGAATACTATAATGGTGTCGTCAGCAACCTCTTCTCTGATGTCTACCAGTATCAAACCACCCCAAAATGCATATG GAACAACTATGCAAAAGAATATGGGACCCAACTCACTTCAGTTCGGGCAGCAAGGGATGAATAACAATCTGCTACAACCATCACAGCAGATTTCCTTTTTCCAATATGACCCTAACCAGCCCTTTGGTACCAATCAGTTTCTAGGCAACACTCAGACAGCTCAGAATGTGAACACTTCACAGATACTGGGCTCCCAGCTTGTACAACCAAG AGCTGCTGTTCAAAACGTACCGCAAGTACAAGGGTCATCCTCGTTTTATCAACAACCACAACAGAACATGCAGCAGACAAGTTTCTTCTCCACACAGCCAGGTTCTAATAACATGCAG CACATGGGTAATGGTAACAGGAAAGCTGGTGGTGAGCTGATGTTCCAGGCCTGTATCCTACAGGGTGCCCTACAGCAGGCAGCCGCTGCTGGTGGACAGACTGCAGCACAGTTCTTTGGAAATCAGTCGGCAGCTGCAGCTGCTGCTGGGCCTGGTCTCAACCTGTCACTACAACCATCAGGTGGAGGACAGCCACCCATGGGGGTGGCCACAGCACAACCCTCCAGTGGCTCTAAGATGTCTCAGTTCAATGCACCACAACAGCAGCAGCCACAACAGGGATCCCCGCAAAACACACCG CTGAAGTCTCCCCCACAGACATTGGGCCAGAACAGCTTTGGTGTTGCTCCTTCTTCTGCATCTCAGCCGCAGAATCAAGGATCCAAGCTTTTTAACCTTGGCCAACTTCAGACTCCAAACACCAACCAGAGGTTCAATAACGTCAGCTTCAACAACAACATGCATAACAACATGTCCAATATTTCTAACAATATGGCCAACATGTCTAACATGAAGCAATTTGGAGGTCAGAAGTTTAACCAACCTTTCATTGGACAGCCACTCCAGTCTGCAg GTCCAATGGTGAGATCACCTATGATGGTGAACAACTTCAGACCAAATGCACCCCCAGCTCCTGCCACGTTTCCTAACCCCATCCAGCGGCCTGGAGGGGTACAGATTCCTGGCAGTCCTCGACAACAGCGCCCTCCACAGGCAGCACCCCCAGCAAGTTCTGGTGCGGTCCCTGGATCGGGAGGCAACAACACCATAAAAGCCCTACAGGCTAAACAGAGACAGGAGCTTCTGGCACACGCACAGAATTTCCTCAACCCGCAGAACAAACCCAGCATTAAATTGAAGGCCGAGGCTTCTGTCAACGACAGTAAGAGCCCCCCTCAACCTGCTGCGTCTATTGGGACAGTGCCCGTGCCAAGCCCAAACCCAACAACCGCAAAGAAATCGGATGACAAGGGTTCCGAGAAAAAGTAA